The Halococcus salifodinae DSM 8989 genome includes a region encoding these proteins:
- a CDS encoding phosphoglycolate phosphatase codes for MNRADAAPEARPPLAVDIDGTLTDRNRVVDPRVFDALREWPAPVVLATGKALPYPVALCEFAGLATLVVAENGGVVCLDTETRDDIVVDGDRTAADRVAAAYRDAGHDLGWGSLDLVNRWRETEIAVSRDAPLDPLREIAVEYGLDVVDTGFAYHVVSPDVDKGRGLSIVADRLGRDPEEFVAIGDSANDVATFEVVGRSFAVANADEAATQAADLVTDAAYADGFIEALSTVRSSS; via the coding sequence ATGAATCGCGCAGACGCCGCTCCCGAGGCGCGACCGCCCCTCGCGGTCGACATCGACGGCACCCTCACCGATCGCAATCGAGTCGTCGATCCACGAGTCTTCGACGCGCTCCGAGAGTGGCCCGCACCGGTCGTTCTCGCCACCGGCAAGGCACTTCCCTATCCGGTCGCCCTCTGTGAGTTCGCCGGTCTCGCGACGCTCGTCGTCGCCGAAAACGGCGGCGTGGTCTGTCTCGATACCGAGACTCGCGACGATATCGTCGTCGACGGCGATCGGACGGCCGCCGACCGCGTCGCCGCGGCCTACCGCGACGCCGGCCACGATCTCGGCTGGGGGAGTCTCGATCTCGTCAATCGATGGCGCGAGACCGAGATCGCGGTGAGTCGCGACGCGCCCCTCGACCCCCTCCGAGAGATCGCCGTCGAATACGGACTCGACGTGGTCGACACAGGGTTCGCGTACCACGTCGTCTCACCCGATGTTGACAAGGGCCGCGGGCTCTCGATCGTCGCCGACCGCCTCGGACGCGATCCCGAGGAGTTCGTCGCGATCGGTGACTCCGCGAACGACGTCGCGACGTTCGAGGTCGTGGGGCGATCGTTCGCGGTGGCGAACGCCGACGAGGCAGCGACGCAGGCGGCCGATCTGGTGACTGATGCGGCGTACGCCGACGGGTTCATAGAGGCACTTTCGACGGTTCGATCTTCCTCATAA
- a CDS encoding J domain-containing protein, with protein MTRSGLVVGLGGVFAGLTVFTTVLGFVYSPVALALAVPFGAVTYFLWYHVSGRLRERVYRQTRTAGPRRTERTTRAGQTTRTGRAETGGFGAGPREEWTGPRSDGGFDAGGRRRATAGGQRRRGPSTAAAYRALDLEPGADEAAVRTAYREKVKEVHPDTDDGSERAFKRVQNAYDHLSD; from the coding sequence GTGACTAGGTCGGGGCTCGTAGTTGGGCTCGGCGGAGTGTTCGCCGGACTGACCGTCTTCACGACGGTGCTCGGCTTCGTCTACAGTCCGGTAGCGCTCGCACTCGCGGTTCCGTTCGGGGCCGTGACCTACTTCCTCTGGTATCACGTGAGTGGTCGGCTCCGCGAGCGGGTGTACCGACAGACACGCACCGCGGGTCCCCGACGAACCGAGCGAACGACGCGAGCCGGCCAAACGACACGAACCGGCCGCGCCGAGACCGGCGGGTTCGGTGCGGGGCCGCGCGAGGAGTGGACCGGGCCGCGAAGCGACGGTGGTTTCGATGCCGGCGGTCGGCGACGAGCGACTGCCGGCGGGCAGCGCCGGCGTGGCCCGAGCACGGCGGCGGCGTACCGCGCCCTCGATCTCGAACCGGGTGCGGACGAAGCGGCTGTCAGAACCGCATACCGCGAGAAAGTAAAGGAAGTTCATCCCGATACCGACGACGGCAGCGAGCGCGCGTTCAAGCGAGTACAGAACGCCTACGACCACCTCTCGGACTGA
- a CDS encoding PadR family transcriptional regulator — MDDLTGFQRDLLYVIAGMDDPKGLGVSEELQHAYDNDINRGRLYPNLDTLVEKGLVEKGSQNELTNFYAVTEQGRAAIAARHEWERQYVDHDAVGD; from the coding sequence ATGGACGATCTCACGGGGTTTCAGCGCGACCTCCTGTACGTCATCGCGGGGATGGACGACCCGAAGGGGCTCGGTGTTAGCGAGGAGTTACAGCACGCCTACGACAACGACATCAACCGGGGGCGACTCTACCCGAACCTCGATACGCTCGTCGAAAAGGGGCTGGTCGAGAAGGGGTCGCAGAACGAACTCACCAACTTCTACGCAGTCACCGAGCAGGGCCGGGCGGCGATCGCGGCCCGCCACGAGTGGGAGCGCCAGTACGTCGACCACGACGCCGTCGGCGATTGA
- the pyrF gene encoding orotidine-5'-phosphate decarboxylase, translating to MGFFDRLADRIDATDSVLSIGLDPDRDRLPDHLHDHDLPRWAFNRRIIDATHDHAACYKPNAAFYEDPDGWRALRETVAYAHGKDVPVLLDAKRADIGNTARQYATHLDAASGHAANETAADAITVNPYLGRDSLEPFLSQEAGVFVLCRTSNPGGRDLQNCELADGERLYERVARLADGWNERGNVGLVVGATAPEELETVRDLVPDLPFLVPGVGAQGGDVEAAIEYGLADGVGLVNSSRGIIFAGKDRGEEFARAAGEAAKRLKRRLNEHR from the coding sequence ATGGGATTTTTCGACCGGCTCGCCGACCGGATCGACGCGACCGACAGCGTGCTCTCGATCGGGCTCGATCCCGACCGCGACCGACTCCCCGATCACCTCCACGATCACGACCTGCCGCGGTGGGCGTTCAACCGCCGGATCATCGACGCGACACACGACCACGCCGCGTGCTACAAGCCGAACGCCGCCTTCTACGAGGACCCCGACGGCTGGCGCGCGCTCCGTGAAACCGTCGCCTACGCCCACGGCAAGGACGTTCCGGTACTCCTGGACGCAAAGCGTGCCGACATCGGCAACACCGCCCGCCAGTACGCGACCCACCTCGATGCGGCCAGCGGGCACGCGGCAAACGAGACGGCCGCCGACGCGATCACCGTCAACCCCTATCTCGGCCGGGATTCGCTCGAACCGTTTCTCTCCCAGGAGGCGGGCGTGTTCGTGCTCTGTCGGACCTCGAACCCTGGTGGGAGGGACCTCCAGAACTGCGAGCTCGCCGACGGCGAGCGCCTCTACGAACGGGTCGCGCGGCTGGCCGACGGCTGGAACGAGCGCGGCAACGTCGGTCTCGTGGTCGGTGCGACCGCTCCCGAAGAGCTCGAAACGGTGCGCGACCTCGTTCCCGACCTCCCCTTCCTCGTCCCCGGTGTCGGCGCACAGGGTGGGGACGTCGAAGCCGCGATCGAGTACGGCCTCGCCGATGGCGTCGGGCTCGTGAACTCCTCACGCGGAATCATCTTCGCCGGCAAGGATCGCGGCGAAGAGTTCGCGCGGGCGGCTGGCGAGGCGGCGAAGCGACTCAAGCGACGGCTGAACGAACATCGCTGA
- a CDS encoding HAD family hydrolase, whose translation MTIRAVAFDLDYTLAVPERDRQTLLDEASAAVDGPSLSRESYLDAHRRNLTNRTREPIFDDLLTDRETDASAGALADTYREAITDALVPVAGAEELVRSLREEYRVGLLTDGPVCAQQAKLDALGWNDLFDAVVITGDLAAGKPDDRAFRAELDALGTTADETIYVGDSAELDIAGARAAGLRAIHVLDNGESSPAADATIERDALAERLPAVVAGFN comes from the coding sequence ATGACCATCAGGGCGGTCGCGTTCGATCTCGATTACACCCTCGCTGTCCCCGAACGCGACCGTCAGACGCTGCTCGACGAGGCGAGCGCGGCGGTCGACGGCCCCTCCCTCTCACGTGAGTCCTACCTCGACGCCCACCGCCGGAACCTCACGAACCGGACTCGCGAACCCATCTTCGACGATCTGCTCACCGACCGCGAGACCGACGCCTCGGCAGGCGCGCTCGCGGACACCTACCGCGAGGCGATCACCGACGCGCTCGTACCGGTCGCAGGGGCGGAAGAGCTCGTCAGATCGCTCCGTGAGGAGTACCGCGTCGGCCTTCTCACCGACGGGCCGGTGTGCGCCCAGCAGGCGAAGCTCGACGCGCTCGGCTGGAACGACCTGTTCGATGCGGTCGTGATCACCGGCGATCTGGCGGCGGGAAAGCCGGACGACCGTGCGTTCCGGGCCGAACTCGACGCGCTCGGGACGACCGCCGACGAGACGATCTACGTCGGTGACTCCGCCGAACTCGACATTGCCGGTGCGCGCGCTGCCGGCCTTCGGGCGATCCACGTCCTCGACAACGGCGAGTCGTCGCCGGCAGCCGACGCCACGA